Genomic window (bacterium):
CGTGGTCCTCTCGTTGCGGCAGCAGGACTCGACATTCACGGGTAGCTACGACGAGGGGCAGTTCATCTGCGTCGCGGGTGAGCAGCAGATCGGGCCCGAGCCGCTCAGATCGGGGACCGTGCTCAACGGCGTGGTCCGCGGCGACTCGGTCTTCTTCGACCTCGACACCCCGGACTGGCGCAGCCGGGGACGGCTGGTGGGAAATTCGATGTCCGGCCATACCACGGTGCGGATCGATCTGGGCCTCGGCCAGGTGTACACCCTCGTCGGCACCTTCGGCGCGGCCAGGCGGTAACGGGCGCCGCGGAGCGGCCGGCGGCGGCCGGCGCCTGACAGGACACCACCCGGCGCAGAGGGCTCGCCGGAACGCGTGAGACGGGGTTCGTCGGCGACAGCGGGCCCCGTCTCCGCGCATCTGCGGGCCTCGAGCGCCGCGGGCGCCGCCGGATCGGTTTCTGCATTGACACTCCACGCCCTCGCGCCGCGCGCAGGCGCGCGCGGCGCAACTTGCCACGCCCCCCGCATCCTTCGAGATTCCACGGCAAGTCGTGGCACGCCAGCCGTTTGGAGCCGCGCGATGCGGTCGTCGGACCCGGGTCGCGCGCCGGGCGCGCCACGACCGCAGCGCTTCTCCCCGAGCCAAGGAACGACCCATGGAGCAGAACCGGCTGGCCTGGATCCGCCCGCTCCTGATGACTCTCGGCGTCGCCGGGCTGCTGCCCCTGTCCGCCGGCGCCGTGCTCGCTCAGGACGGCGCGCCGCCCCGCGGCACGCCGATCGATTTCGAACGGGCGGCCCAGCTCTACGTGAGCAATCGCCCGGAGGATCACCCGGAACGGGACTACGAAGCGGACATTCGCCGCAAGGCGCTGACCGACAGCATCTACGCCGCGGTGACGCGGGGCGTCGTGGACTACCGCAAGATCACCTACCGGAGCCGCATCGGGGACCTGGACATCCCCGCCTACCTCTTCCAGCCGCTCCGGAAGCGCGGGCCGCGGGGCCACGCCGCCATGGTGTGGGTCCACGGCGGCGTGCACGGGAGCTGGAGCGAGCTCATGTGGCCGTTCGTGCGGGAGGCGGTCGAACGCGGCTACGTCATCATCGCGCCGGACTATCGCGGTAGCACGGGCTACGGCCGCGCCTTCCACAACGCCATTGACTACGGCGGCTACGAGGTGGACGACGTCATCAGCGCGTACGATTGGATCGTCCAGAACCTCCCGCACGTGGACCCGGACCGCGTCGGCATCATGGGGTGGAGCCACGGCGGCTTCATCACGCTGCACGCGCTGCTCCGTGACGACAACCCGTTCAAGGCGGGGGCTGCGATCGTGCCGGTCACGAACCTCGTCTTCCGGCTCTCCTACAAGGGGCCGACCTACCAGCGCTACTTCGCGACGCAGGAGCGCATCCGGGGCCTGCCCTTCGAGCGGCGTGAGGAGTACATCGCGCGTTCGCCGGTCTACCACGTGGACCGCCTGGACGTGCCGCTCCTCGTCCACGTCGCAACCAACGACACCGACGTGGATTTCGTCGAAGCCGAGATGTTGATCCACGCGCTCAGGGTGAAGAAGCCGGACCTGGCGGAGACCCGGATCTACGTGGACCCGCCCAGCGGCCACGGCTTCAGCCGGCGCGTGGATCCGCGGACGCTGGAGCGCCTGGACACCCCGGAGCAGCGTGACTCGTGGAACCGCACGTGGACCCACTTCGAGTGGACGCTGCGGCCCTACGAGGACCGGTCCCGAACCGCGGCCAGCGGCGCCCGCAGCCGCTGACCGCAACGCACGCAGCACCATGAAAGGCCGGATCCTGATCGTCGAAGACGACGCCGCGGTGCGGGAGGTCTTCCGCCGCACCGTGGAACGGGCCGGCTACGCCGTCGCGACCGCGGAGACGGCGGAACGGGCCCTCGCGTCGATCGAGGAATCCGCGCCGGAGCTCGTCCTCACCGATGTGCGCATGGCCGGCATCTCGGGCATCGAGCTGCTCCAGCGCGTGCGCAGCGAGTATCCGGACGTCGACGTGGTCGTCATCACCGGGCTCGACGACATGGAAACCGCGGTCGCCGCGATGAAGGCCGGCGCCTACGACTTCCTCGTCAAGCCGGTCGAGCCCGCACAGGTCGAGCACGTCGTCGAGCGCTGTTTCCGCGACCGCGCCGTCCGCAACCGGTTGCGCCACCTCACCCGGGAGGCCTCCGAGCCGTACTCGCTCGCCCGGCTGGTGGGCCGCTCGCCGGCCATGATCGAGATCTACAAGATGATCGGCACGCTGGCCCGGTCACGGACGCCGGTCCTCATTCGCGGCGAGACCGGAACCGGGAAGGAGCTCATCGCGCGCGCCATCCATTACAACTCCGACGCGGCGGACGAGCCGTTCATCGCGGTGAACTGCACCGCGCTCCCTCCCACGCTCCTCGAATCCGAGCTCTTCGGCCACGTCCGCGGCGCCTTCACCGGCGCCGACCGCGACCGCAAGGGCCGTTTCGAGCTCGCTGGATCCGGCACGATCTTCCTCGACGAGATCGGCGACACCACGCCGGAGTTCCAGGCCAAGTTGCTGCGCGTCGTCCAGGACCGGGAGTTCTACCCCGTGGGTGGCGACCGGCCGCGCAGCACCCGTGCCCGGATCATCGCGGCGACGCACCGGCCCATCGAGAGCCTCGTCCGGGAGGGGCGCTTCCGCGAGGACCTCTACTTCCGCCTCAAGGTCGTCGAGATCACCGTCCCGCCGCTCCGGGAACGCCGCGCGGACATCCCGCTGCTCGTGGATCACCTGATCCGGAAGGCGTGCCGGGAGCTGCACGTGGATCTGCGCGTCGTGCCGGACGACGTCATGGCCGCCATCGTCGCCTACGACTGGCCGGGCAACGTGCGCGAGCTCGAGAACGCCCTCACCCGTGCCGTCGTCCTCGCCCGCGGCCCCGCCATCCGTCTCGAAGACCTCGCCCTGGGGGCGGGGATCGGCGGTGCGGAGCCCCAGCCGGAGGACGAGAGCCTGGAGGCGGTCATGCGCGCACACATCGCCCGGATCCTGCGCCGCACGGGCGGCAACAAGCGCGAGGCGGCCCGGGTGCTGCGCATCTCCCGCTCCCGCCTGGACCGGCTCCTGAAGAAGTACGAGCTGGTGTAGCGAAACGGGGCCACCCTGGCCCCGTTTCGAGGCCGGCCGGGCCTGAGCCGCGACCGGACCTGCCCCGTTAACTCTCTCTACGACACGAGATTGGACCGGGCGCTGGTGCGGGCACGGTCCGTGCCAGTGTACGCGCGCCGAGAGGTGAGGCTGGGACCCGCCGGGTCGCGAGGGGCGGCGTGTGCCCCGCGGCGGGGGCAGAAGGAAAGAAGGACGGGAGATGCGCGGTCTATTCTTCGGCACAGGGAAACAGCGGGCGGAGCGGAAGGCCACGCTCGCCGAGGAACTCGAGGAACTGGAACGACAGGCGCGCGAAGCGTCGCCGGGCTACGACGCCCAGCTCTACAATCGCGCGGCCGATCTCTGTTTGAACGCTGGCGACCGGGCCACGGCGCTGAAGTATCTGGGCCGTGCCATCGATGCGTACCTGGACACGGGTCGGTTCAACGCTGCGGCGGTCCTGTGCCACAAGGTCCTGCGGATCTCGCCGGAGGCGGTGCGGGCGAGGTCCACGCTGACGTGGCTGGCGTTGGGGCAGGGGGACGTGGAGGGGGCGGAGCGAGCGCTGGCCGATTACGTCACGGCGGCGCAGCGGGCGGGGCAGGAAGTCCTGGCGATGAAGCAACTCCGGATGATGGCGGAGGCCACGCCCAGTCAGCGGCTGCGCGAGGCGCTGGCGTTCTGGCTGATGGACCTGGGCGACCACGACGGCGCGGACCAGGTCCTGGGCGAGGTCTACGCCGAACGCAACGGACTCCGTCCGCCCCGGCCCGAGGACCAGGGCCGTCGGTGGATGACGGTGTTGAGAGCGACGACGATGGGCCCGACGGAGCTGCGGCACGTCGAGCCCGGCACGGAAACGGCGGAGCCCGCGCTGGCGTTCGTCTGATGGCGGGGTCCGCACGACAGGTCGACGTGGAGTCGGCCCGGCGGCTGGAAGGACGTACGCCCGCGCCTTCCGCCACGGCCGCACGCCACCCCGTGGGCGACGGGCGACGTGCGCGGGAGCTGCGCCTTGCGGCGGCGTTCGAGCAGGCCGCGGTCGGGATGGCGGTGCTGGGGCTGGATTGGCGGTGGTTGGATGTGAACGCCCGGCTGCTCGAGCTCCTGGGGTACGATGGAGCGGAGCTGCGGGCCCGACCCCTCCACGAGCTCGTCCATCCGGCGCACCGCGTCGCGCACCAGGTGCTCGCCCGGCGGCTCTCCCGGGGCAAACTGGACAGCTACTCCCTCGAGCAACGGCTCCTCCGCAAGGACGGCACGGCGGTCTGGGTGGAGCTCAAGGCCGTACGGGTGCGCATGCCCGATGGCGGAGAAGACCAGGTCGTCATTGTGGTGGACGAGGTGGGGGAGCGGCGGGGGATGCTGGATGAGCTGCGGACGACGCAGCAGCACCAGGAGGCGCTGCTCTCCAACATCCCGGATGCCGCCTGGTTGAAGGCGGTGGACGGACGCTACCTCGCGGTCAACTACGCCTTCGCGCGGGCATGCGGCTGGACGAGATCCGAGATCGTGGGCCGTACCGACCGCGAGATCTGGCCGGAGGAGCAGGCGGCGCGCTGCCGCGAAGAGGACAGGCGCGTCCTGGAGTCGGGTCAGCCGCTCGTCACCGAGGAGCGCATCGAGACCGGCGATGGCACCGTCCGCTGGTACGAGACCGTCAGGGCGCCGGTGCGCGATGCCACAGGCGGATGGCTCGGCACCGTGGGGATCCGGCGCGACATCACGGAGCGCAAGCAGGCCGAGGAAGCGCTGCGGCGGAGCGAGGAGCAGCTCCGGCAGGTCCTGAAGCTCGAGGCCGTGGGTCGCCTCGCGGGCGGCATTGCGCACGACTTCAACAACATCCTCACCGCGGTGGGCG
Coding sequences:
- a CDS encoding Fis family transcriptional regulator; this encodes MKGRILIVEDDAAVREVFRRTVERAGYAVATAETAERALASIEESAPELVLTDVRMAGISGIELLQRVRSEYPDVDVVVITGLDDMETAVAAMKAGAYDFLVKPVEPAQVEHVVERCFRDRAVRNRLRHLTREASEPYSLARLVGRSPAMIEIYKMIGTLARSRTPVLIRGETGTGKELIARAIHYNSDAADEPFIAVNCTALPPTLLESELFGHVRGAFTGADRDRKGRFELAGSGTIFLDEIGDTTPEFQAKLLRVVQDREFYPVGGDRPRSTRARIIAATHRPIESLVREGRFREDLYFRLKVVEITVPPLRERRADIPLLVDHLIRKACRELHVDLRVVPDDVMAAIVAYDWPGNVRELENALTRAVVLARGPAIRLEDLALGAGIGGAEPQPEDESLEAVMRAHIARILRRTGGNKREAARVLRISRSRLDRLLKKYELV